The genomic stretch TCAAAACGTGCCTGTGTGAAATCATTGCCTACTGCCGAGCGTCAGGGTCTGTTATTTATTTACGCTGGCAAACCCGAAAATGCTCAGCAAGTTAAGATTCCCATCGTCGATCCTATTGATGACGAACCTGAGAAATGGACTATTTTTGGAACCTTTCGCGATCTTCCCTACGATGCGATTACCCTTTTAGAAAATGTCCTTGATGCGAGTCATCTACCCTTTACTCATCATAGGTCTGTGGGCAATCGCGCCAATGCCGCACCGATGGTTTTAGAAGTTCTCGAAACCCATAAAAATGGCTTTAACGGCACATGGGAAGAGGGACCCCGACGGGGCAAATTAGGAACACAAGATACAACTTTTATCGCGCCTTCCTTGATGTGGCACGACCTCACTTCTAAGCAATTTGGGAGAACGATGACAGTGGTATATGCCACACCCACCCGCAAGGGTGAATGTCGGATGTTTGCGCGATTTCCCTTTCAATTCAATTCAGCAATTCCTCGATTCTTTATTGGTATCACGCCTCGTTGGTATTCGCATATCGGGCAGAATGGAATTCTCGAAGATGATCAGATTTTTCTGCATCATCAAGAGCGCTATTTAGCAACAGCACTGGCTCAACCAGAAAATGATGGAAACTATGCCAAGGCTTTCTATTTAGCAACTCCTGCCGACACCTATGTTTCCGAATTGCGAAAATGGGTAACTCGCTACAAAGCCGATCCCTTTGCTGACCAAAGGCTAGCTGCACCTTTAGCCAAAGAAGTTCTCTTAGATCGTTACCATTCCCATACTTCTAAATGCGCGAGTTGTAGTAAAGCTTTAAAAACTGTGCGATCGCTAAAAACAGCAAGTCTAATCATTGCGGCGATCGCATGGACAGGTACGCCATTGATTAGCTATTTCCTAACCGCCAATTTACTTGCAATTTTGTTTGGTTCTATTACTGCGATAATTGCGATCGCTGTTTGGTTCATCTGCAATAACCTAGAGCGCAAGTTTATCTATGGACAGGAAACTCCCCTACGCAATCTATAAGTAGCTGGGCGCAATTAAATATAAAACCAAAAAAACTGTAGCGCACAGCGTGCGCTACAGTTTTTGGATCTATCCTAGCTAGTTAGGGATTGTTTAGAGTGTTTTCAAATGAATATGCACTCATCTGAAAACCGCTATACTATCGGGTGAATTTAAGGTGTCTATAGCATCGATAGTATTAATCTGACCAGTTAAAATCACTAAATAACAACTATGACCAAGCTTTATGGTGGCGCGAGAAGTCGTGCTTCAATTGTGAAATGGTATTTAGAAGAACTGCAAGTTCCCTACGAATTTCAACTTCTCGATATGCAGGCAGGTGAACACTTACAACCTAACTTTTTAGCCATTAATCCCTTCGGAAAGGTTCCTGCAATTACTGAAGGTGATTTTCAATTGTGGGAATCTGGCGCGATTTTGCTATACCTTGCCGATAAATATGAGCAGGTGAAAACCCTCGAAGAAAGAGCGATCGCTTCTCAATGGGTATTGTTTGCCAATGCGACCCTTGGTCCAGGTATATTTGGTGCAGACACTCGCGAAAAAGAATCACCACGATTACTCGGTGGTTTAAACAAGATTCTTGAAAATCAAAGTTATATCACTGGTGAAAACTTCACTGTGTCGGATGTAGCGGTGGGGACAATCCTCGGCTATGCGATTTTGATGCTCCAAATCTCATACGCTGACTATCCTGCTGTAGATGCCTACGTTAAACGGATTAGCGATCGCCCTGCTTACAAAAAAGCAATTTTAGGTATTACATAAATTGTACATATGATTTATTGCTGCTGGAATTGATGTTGCTATAACTTCAATTTCAGTAGCAATAAAACTAGGTGTTTAAATGCTAAAAAGTCTGCGCTTAGAAAATTTTAAAAGTTTTAAAAATGCTGAGCTTTCGCTTGGAGATTTGACGGTTCTAGTGGGAACTAATGCTTCAGGAAAGAGCAATATTCGTGATGCATTTCGTTTTTTGCACGGCATTTCGCGAGGCTATAGTATTGCCGAAATTATTGGCGAGAAATATGGTGAAGGTGGTGTGCTGCAATGGCGTGGCATACGGGGCGGGACGAAAGAAATAACTTATTGTGGGGCAGATTCTTTTGCGATCGCTATTTCCTTTTCTGTCCAAGATGGTGATACAAAATATGACATGGATTACCTTATTCGGATGAGGTTAGATGCTTCTAGTCCAGTACCATATATTAGGGAAGAATCTTTATATTGTGGGCAAAAAGAGTATCCAATCTTTGAATCAAAGTTTGACTTTAACTCTCCTCTTTATCCCAATTCTAGTAAGGTTCGTTTTTATGACTATATGGGAAGTTATACACAATATGTAGATCCTGTAAAGTTTGAGAATTATGATCATTTAGCTAACTATATTCCAATACTTTCTCAAGTCGTATTAGGAGCTAAGCCATATGGACAAGGTGATAGAGAAAATTTTACAAACTCAACTGCGAGAAAATTTTGTGAGATCGCTCTAACTGCAATTAGTGAAATGAGATTTCTGGATCTCAGCTCTGATGTAATGAGATTGCCGACTTATTCAGGACAAAATGTTTTAGGCGATCGCGGCGAAAATTTATCATCGGTGATGCTAGATATTTGTCGTGATGCAAATCGTAAGGCGATTTTATTGGATTGGTTGCAAGCCTTAACGCCAATGGATGCAAAGGATTTTGACTTTCCAGAGGATTTTACGGGCAAAGTTTTGCTGAGAATCGAAGAGGCTAGTGGACAGAAAACAACCGCTTACAGTGCATCGGATGGAACATTAAGATTTTTAGGATTGCTAGCGGCGCTTTTGGGTAATCAGCGATCGCGCTTTTACTTTTTTGAAGAACCTGAAAACGGCATTCATCCCAATCGCTTGAGCTTGTTATTGCAACTAATGGAGCAAGAAGTCGCTAATGGCTCAATGCAAATAGTGATCACTACCCATTCACCACTTTTGTTAAATTTCCTCAGCCCTGCCAGTCTTGAATATGCCTCTTTGATGTATCGCATAGGCGATCGCGCCGAGTCACGAATTACTAAGATCATGGACATTCCCAATGCTAGGGAACTTGTCGCTAATGATGGATTATCGAGCTTACTAGATTCAGGTTGGCTAGAAGATGCGATGTATTTCCTCGAAGATGAAGAGGTGCAGAACTCATGAATGTTCTGATTATTCTGGAAGATTTTGTTAATGATGAGAGTATGGTGCTACCGATTGTCAGAGCGATGATGACAGCGATCGGTAAACCAAAAGCAAGAGTTACAGTCTGCAAAAATCCCCGTCTGCGAGGTCATGCTGAAGCTCTGAGATGGGAAAAGATTCAAGAAATTTTAGAAAGATATGGAGGTATGACTGATTTGTTTTTAGTATGTGTCGATCGTGATGGCAATGAAGATCGACGAGCAAAATTAGATGGACTTGAAAAGAAAGCACAGGAATTTTTAGCGGAAAAGTACCAAAGTCCAAAGCAATTCCTTGGAGAAAACGCTTGGCAAGAATTAGAAGTATGGGTTTTAGCAGGATGTGAAGATCTTCCTAAAATCTGGAAATGGTCAGAAATTCGTGCTGAAAGAAAATCTAAAACAAGTTATTTCATGCGTTTTGCAGAACAGCGATCGCTATTAGAAGCACGTTGTCAAGGTAGAGGAATCCTCGCCGAAGAAGCAGCTAAAAATTACGATCGCATTCGGCAACTCTGTCCAGAAGATATTCAAGAACTAGAGAAAAATATTCGACAATGGTGTGAGTTGAGTAAATGAAAGTACAACAGAAAATTATTGTGATCGGGGCGGGAATTGGCGGTTTAACGGCGGCGGCTTTGCTGGCAAAGCGTGGCTATGAAGTCATTGTTTATGATTTGGCTCTTGTTGCTGGTGGCTGTGCATCGACCTTTAAGCGGCGCGGCTTTACCTTTGATGTTGGTGCGACACAGG from Pseudanabaena sp. Chao 1811 encodes the following:
- a CDS encoding aromatic ring-hydroxylating dioxygenase subunit alpha, which encodes MTANTLLRDELTPVNAKANNSQSQTLPAGGQDPDRFDWQEVWYPVFYIEDLDKTKPAKFTLLERDLVIWWDSHSNAWKAFDDRCPHRLVPLSEGRIAEDGLLECPYHGWAFKGDGSCDRIPQQPEGGTAHTSKRACVKSLPTAERQGLLFIYAGKPENAQQVKIPIVDPIDDEPEKWTIFGTFRDLPYDAITLLENVLDASHLPFTHHRSVGNRANAAPMVLEVLETHKNGFNGTWEEGPRRGKLGTQDTTFIAPSLMWHDLTSKQFGRTMTVVYATPTRKGECRMFARFPFQFNSAIPRFFIGITPRWYSHIGQNGILEDDQIFLHHQERYLATALAQPENDGNYAKAFYLATPADTYVSELRKWVTRYKADPFADQRLAAPLAKEVLLDRYHSHTSKCASCSKALKTVRSLKTASLIIAAIAWTGTPLISYFLTANLLAILFGSITAIIAIAVWFICNNLERKFIYGQETPLRNL
- a CDS encoding glutathione S-transferase family protein encodes the protein MTKLYGGARSRASIVKWYLEELQVPYEFQLLDMQAGEHLQPNFLAINPFGKVPAITEGDFQLWESGAILLYLADKYEQVKTLEERAIASQWVLFANATLGPGIFGADTREKESPRLLGGLNKILENQSYITGENFTVSDVAVGTILGYAILMLQISYADYPAVDAYVKRISDRPAYKKAILGIT
- a CDS encoding AAA family ATPase, translating into MLKSLRLENFKSFKNAELSLGDLTVLVGTNASGKSNIRDAFRFLHGISRGYSIAEIIGEKYGEGGVLQWRGIRGGTKEITYCGADSFAIAISFSVQDGDTKYDMDYLIRMRLDASSPVPYIREESLYCGQKEYPIFESKFDFNSPLYPNSSKVRFYDYMGSYTQYVDPVKFENYDHLANYIPILSQVVLGAKPYGQGDRENFTNSTARKFCEIALTAISEMRFLDLSSDVMRLPTYSGQNVLGDRGENLSSVMLDICRDANRKAILLDWLQALTPMDAKDFDFPEDFTGKVLLRIEEASGQKTTAYSASDGTLRFLGLLAALLGNQRSRFYFFEEPENGIHPNRLSLLLQLMEQEVANGSMQIVITTHSPLLLNFLSPASLEYASLMYRIGDRAESRITKIMDIPNARELVANDGLSSLLDSGWLEDAMYFLEDEEVQNS